The following proteins come from a genomic window of Melospiza georgiana isolate bMelGeo1 chromosome 3, bMelGeo1.pri, whole genome shotgun sequence:
- the LOC131081794 gene encoding taste receptor type 2 member 9-like produces the protein MEACHPPQQSNGTSYGAMALAIITLEVFAGTWINAFIVCVLCIAWVKKKTLNSNEKILLLLGCSRISFLCDAWLYHFLSKIFPNLLHFQTILKILASIGTSFNYSNLWISACLCGFYCIKIANFRNSFFIYLKVKIDRIVPWLLLGSEIFALAISIITYVLGETLQKNNITLTGQGNFWEATTRKDKHLFSSHFLAGLVLTASFLVVTFSAVSLLFSLWRHKRTMQTNSMKDLSMDAHIRAMKSVLSFLVMYSINFVCLTLTIIYTTKKENIMTLLIYIYLYAFPGVHSLILIFSNPKLEKALLKFLSGVKGEFFMK, from the coding sequence ATGGAAGCTTGTCACCCTCCACAGCAATCCAATGGCACTTCCTATGGGGCCATGGCTTTGGCCATCATCACCCTGGAGGTGTTTGCTGGCACATGGATAAATGCTTTCATCGTTTGTGTGCTTTGCATTGCCTGGGTCAAAAAGAAAACCCTGAACTCCAATGAGAAgatcttgctgctgctgggatgctccaggatttcctttttatgtgatgcatgGCTTTACCACTTTCTgtcaaaaatctttcccaattTGCTTCATTTTCAAACCATACTTAAAATCCTTGCATCGATTGGAACATCTTTTAATTATTCCAACTTGTGGATCTCAGCCTGTCTTTGTGGTTTCTACTGCATAAAAATTGCCAATTTCAGGAACAGCTTCTTCATCTACCTGAAAGTAAAAATTGACAGAATCGTGCCCTGGCTCTTGTTGGGGTCAGAAATTTTTGCCCTGGCTATAAGCATCATCACCTATGTCCTCGGTGAAACTCTGCAGAAGAACAACATCACTTTGACCGGCCAAGGAAATTTTTGGGAAGCAACTACCAGGAAGGATAAACATCTTTTCTCTTCTCATTTTCTTGCTGGGCTTGTATTAACGGCTTCATTCCTAGTAGTCaccttttctgctgtttcccttctcttttctctctggagACACAAGCGCACGATGCAGACCAACTCCATGAAGGACCTCAGCATGGATGCTCACATCAGAGCCATGAAATCTGTCCTCTCCTTCTTAGTGATGTACAGCATCAACTTTGTATGTTTGACCTTGACAATAATTTATACCAcgaagaaagaaaatatcatgACACTccttatatacatatatttgtatGCTTTCCCAGGTGTTCATTCCCTTATTCTGATTTTCAGCAATCCCAAGCTGGAAAAAGCACTGCTGAAGTTTCTCTCTGGTGTGAAGGGCGAGTTTTTCATGAAGTAG